CTGTTTGTGTAGAGCTTCAACTTGGGACCCCCTAACGACCGTTTTCTTTACAATTCAGAGACGTTTTCGGGGCTCGTCTTTTCGACGTATGTGTACTACTGCTATTTGGCTCGtctttatatacacacacactgttttgtgcgtgtgtgttgcGGAGTAGATTCTCAATTGAACCGCTTTCCTGCCAGCCAAAGAACGAAGACGGTGGAAAAATGGTGGAACTTACGGGAAATTGACGGGTCGTCATTATGTTATCCGACTAGAACGAAGCGACTCTTGATGAAGTCTTGTGTCATTCATCAGCTCGTTTCAACGATAAGTAGACGCAGATTCATCACAGAAGATTTATTTTAGTCACTGGCCACGTGCCCCCCACTCCTCCTTGTCACAAACATTTTGCACGACGaattaagaaaagaataaacaaacaCTTTTTCGATTTTGACACGAGCCGTGGATATTTTTGATTGCACTCACTTTAAAGTCACCACTGAGACGAATGACATCATTTCTCACAGAATAAGATAATCGCACTGGACGATGatttaaatttgaagaaatgtgTAACAACCAAAACGGGAGCTCTCGAACGGAGCGGCTGATCCCGCTGACAGCCCGACACGGACTGAACAGCGCGCGCCGAACTGCGCCATCTTTTGGGTTGCGTGTTGTTGGGAAAACTCGGGAATTCtaaccaaaataataaaatagaaaaaagtgggAGGGGGTGAGAGAGATCGGGAGCGGAGCAGTCGAAACATAATAGCCCGCACGAAtaggatagagagagagagagaaaagggtcGAATAGTTGGAAAGCGGTTCGACGGCCGTCGAATGCcaaagcctctctctctccatcacTATACATGTAACTCTATATAATAGTGTGAACAATTCGActtgattgatttattcagTTCAGTGTTGTATATAAGTAGACTTCTTGCGCCATGGTGGCAATTAGTTGAAAGACGCGCTggcgaaagaaaagttttttgggCGCCATTACCAACTCAACTGTTCATGTTTTTGGTCCACCATTCAATATGTTTGCgcgcatttgaaaaataaaataaaataaaataaaaggagaaataCTCGCTCACTCAGCGCGGCCGCCATTTTTTGAAGGACCATGAAAGATATCGTGAACAATCGTTGATTAGATGCCTTTGTATAACATTCCCCCGTTCGAATAATAAGAACCGACAATTGACACAAAAGTATACATaaagaaaagataagaaaGTGCAGTCAAAATCAACATACAGTAATCATTGGCtcacgtttttttaaatttacagacGTGGAGAGATGAGTGAGAAACTTTTGATACTGGACGGAGGACTCGGCACGCTGCTCTATCGCAGAGGAGCTTTCGTCAAAGGCGATCCATTATGGTCAGTTCGCTGTTTGGTGTCCAAAGAACTGGAAGGACGTCGCCAGCTGCTTCAAGCGCACCTGGACTATTTGGCGGCTGGAGCTGACATCATCAAAACCAACAGTTACCAAATGAGCACGGAGAATCTCCGGAAGTGTCTGCCAGGCCTATCCCAAGTTCGTCGTTAGggcaattattattatttttcacggGTTAATCGAGACTAATGgcaacaattaatttttttctaaaaattacaGGAAGAAGCTTTGGAAATGATGAAGGATTCGGTCCGTATCGCTAGAAATGCTTGCGAAGAATTTTGGCAATCCATTGGAGAGGAAAGTAAGTACCATGAGACGTTCAATTGGATCAgttaaattggttttaactaGTAGGTATCTCCTTTTGTCACAGAATCTGGACGGAGAAAGCCGGGGGTGGCCGGCTCTATCGGTCCCTATGGGGCATGTAAAGCTGACATGTCGGAATACACTGGGGCTTACGTTGATTCCATGACAGAAGAGGATTTGATCCAGTGGCATCGACCACGTCTTGCGGCTTTGCTTGAAGCCGGAGTGGATTATCTGGCCATTGAAACATTCCCGGCATTGTTAGAGGCCAAAGCTATTTTGAAACTTCTAAAACAGGAGGCCCCCGATATTCCAGCTTGGATTTCCTTCTCTTGCAAGGTATacataaaacatttcacaGAAAATTGGTTTTGCAATTCAAGCCCATTAGATTTTATTGTGTAGGATGAACAACATTTGTGCCACGGAGAGACGTTGGATAGTGTTTTAAAACATGTTTGGGTGAACAAAACTCCTGGTTTGAAAGCCATCGGGATCAATTGCACTCCTGAAAGACTAATTGGACCGCTTTTACGTTCTCTTGATGGAGTGGATCATGTACCTGTTATTCTTTATCCTAATCGAGAGGAGTCTTTTGAAGATGAAGGTCCTCCAGTCGCTGCTTATCCCAGTCGTCAAGACGAGAAATGCAATAATAATCTTTCCAAGTTAGCCAAAGAGTGGTTATCTATTCATCCAAATGTATTTGCTTTGGGGGGTTGTTGTTTCTATCATCCACCAGACATCACTATTTTAAGCTGTGATTTTGGCAattgattgtttttaaaaattttttcagccgagttataattactttaatcaattgaattttggGCTATATAATTGTGATTCAGCTGGTTCGCGTAATCACGTGACTTTTTTTACCCCTGCCCTGATACtaagttttctttaaaaaaaggcaatgcaaaaatgcaacaaatagtttaatttcgaaaaaaaaaatccttattaaaaaaaaacacgcaacGCTTTGCTTATTCACATGGTTACCTATTTTTAGAACATGTCAATGTCGGCTGCTACAGGCAAGTGACAACAATTTACGTGCACGAATGGCACGA
The sequence above is drawn from the Daphnia pulicaria isolate SC F1-1A chromosome 1, SC_F0-13Bv2, whole genome shotgun sequence genome and encodes:
- the LOC124341905 gene encoding homocysteine S-methyltransferase YbgG-like, which translates into the protein MSEKLLILDGGLGTLLYRRGAFVKGDPLWSVRCLVSKELEGRRQLLQAHLDYLAAGADIIKTNSYQMSTENLRKCLPGLSQEEALEMMKDSVRIARNACEEFWQSIGEEKSGRRKPGVAGSIGPYGACKADMSEYTGAYVDSMTEEDLIQWHRPRLAALLEAGVDYLAIETFPALLEAKAILKLLKQEAPDIPAWISFSCKDEQHLCHGETLDSVLKHVWVNKTPGLKAIGINCTPERLIGPLLRSLDGVDHVPVILYPNREESFEDEGPPVAAYPSRQDEKCNNNLSKLAKEWLSIHPNVFALGGCCFYHPPDITILSCDFGN